In Brevibacillus brevis, a genomic segment contains:
- a CDS encoding sugar ABC transporter ATP-binding protein produces the protein MSEYVLELRGITKTFPGVKALDQVNFQLKPGEIHALMGENGAGKSTFIKVITGVHLPDEGEIYFNGQKADIKNPKDAQKLGIAAIYQHVTCFPDLSVTENIFMGHEKVTERTRRILWSDMHAEAKRLLTELGADFDPRTKMGALSVAQQQIVEIAKALSTEARIIIMDEPTAALTARESEELYRIAEKLRDNGASIIFISHRFEDMYRLASKVTVFRDAKYIGSWGISDISHDDLIVAMVGREITQLFPKKDTKPGEELLRVDGLGKTGFFADVSFSVRRGEIVGLTGLVGAGRTEVCQAIFGITPYETGQVFLKGKPIRIKNPLQAMELGIGYLPEDRQKQGLVLEWGIGRNITLSALGKLSSRGWIQERKEAELAHSLAEKVQVKARSIFDLASSLSGGNQQKVVVAKLLTADLDVIILDEPTKGVDVGAKSAIYEIIGTLAAQGYGVVMISSEMPEVIGMSDRVVVMREGRVTATLDGATVTQEAILAAAMASSSTAETATIAGSAAETFGS, from the coding sequence ATGTCAGAATACGTTCTTGAATTGAGAGGAATTACGAAAACGTTTCCAGGAGTAAAGGCGCTCGACCAGGTGAACTTTCAGCTCAAGCCGGGCGAAATCCATGCGCTTATGGGCGAAAACGGAGCGGGTAAATCCACCTTCATCAAAGTCATTACGGGAGTCCACCTGCCCGATGAAGGCGAGATCTACTTCAACGGGCAGAAAGCGGATATCAAAAATCCAAAGGATGCCCAAAAGCTGGGGATTGCGGCCATTTACCAGCACGTCACTTGTTTTCCCGACCTGAGCGTGACGGAAAACATCTTTATGGGACACGAAAAAGTCACGGAGCGAACTCGGCGAATTTTATGGAGCGACATGCACGCCGAGGCCAAGCGGCTGTTGACGGAGCTCGGTGCCGATTTCGACCCGAGAACGAAGATGGGAGCGCTCAGCGTCGCCCAGCAGCAAATCGTCGAAATTGCGAAAGCGCTTTCAACCGAAGCGCGAATCATCATCATGGACGAACCGACGGCAGCCCTCACGGCGAGGGAGAGCGAGGAGCTGTACAGAATCGCGGAAAAGCTGCGTGATAACGGAGCTTCCATCATCTTCATCTCTCACCGCTTCGAGGATATGTACCGACTGGCGAGCAAGGTCACGGTGTTTCGCGACGCCAAGTACATCGGCTCGTGGGGGATTTCCGACATCTCTCACGACGATCTGATCGTCGCCATGGTTGGGCGCGAGATCACGCAGCTCTTTCCAAAGAAGGACACCAAGCCGGGCGAGGAGTTGCTGCGAGTAGACGGGCTCGGCAAGACCGGATTTTTTGCCGATGTGTCCTTTTCGGTGCGCAGGGGCGAGATCGTCGGCCTGACCGGTCTGGTGGGAGCGGGGCGGACCGAGGTGTGCCAGGCGATCTTCGGGATCACCCCGTACGAAACCGGCCAGGTGTTTCTCAAAGGCAAGCCGATCCGCATCAAAAATCCGCTGCAGGCGATGGAGCTCGGGATCGGGTACTTGCCGGAGGACAGGCAGAAGCAAGGGCTCGTCCTGGAGTGGGGAATCGGGCGCAACATCACGCTGTCTGCCCTGGGCAAGCTGTCGAGCAGAGGCTGGATCCAGGAGAGAAAGGAAGCAGAGCTGGCGCATTCGCTGGCGGAGAAGGTCCAAGTGAAGGCGCGGAGCATCTTTGATCTGGCCAGCTCTCTGTCGGGGGGCAACCAGCAGAAGGTCGTCGTCGCCAAGCTGCTGACGGCCGATCTGGATGTGATCATTCTGGATGAGCCTACGAAAGGCGTGGACGTCGGAGCCAAGTCGGCCATTTACGAAATCATCGGCACCCTCGCAGCCCAAGGCTACGGCGTCGTGATGATCTCCTCCGAAATGCCCGAGGTGATCGGGATGAGCGACCGCGTCGTCGTCATGCGGGAGGGCAGGGTGACCGCTACGCTGGATGGCGCGACGGTGACTCAGGAGGCGATCCTGGCAGCCGCCATGGCGAGCAGCAGCACCGCAGAGACGGCGACGATTGCGGGTAGCGCGGCAGAGACGTTCGGGTCGTAA
- a CDS encoding DNA-3-methyladenine glycosylase I, translated as MNRCGWVNEDPIYLDYHDHEWGVPVYDDRLLFEYLNLEGAQAGLSWYTILKKRENYRKAFDNFQPEKIIHYDEQKIEELLNNEGIVRNRLKIKAVITNAKAFFRVVEEFGSFRDYIWSFVGGKPIQNHFQSMSEVPATTEVSDKLSKDLKKRGFTFVGSTICYAFMQAVGMVNDHITTCECYGRVK; from the coding sequence ATGAACCGTTGCGGCTGGGTAAACGAAGATCCTATCTATTTGGACTATCACGATCACGAGTGGGGAGTTCCCGTCTATGACGACAGGCTTTTGTTTGAGTACCTCAACCTCGAAGGGGCCCAGGCAGGGCTTAGCTGGTACACCATCCTGAAAAAGCGCGAAAACTACCGCAAAGCCTTTGACAACTTCCAACCGGAGAAAATCATCCACTACGACGAGCAAAAAATAGAAGAGCTGCTCAACAATGAAGGCATTGTCCGCAACCGGCTGAAAATCAAGGCGGTCATCACCAACGCCAAAGCCTTTTTCCGGGTAGTCGAGGAATTTGGCTCCTTCCGTGATTACATCTGGTCCTTCGTAGGGGGAAAGCCGATTCAAAACCATTTCCAGTCCATGTCGGAAGTCCCCGCTACCACAGAAGTGAGCGACAAACTCAGCAAAGACCTGAAAAAACGGGGCTTCACCTTCGTGGGCTCGACCATCTGCTACGCGTTCATGCAGGCGGTCGGGATGGTCAACGATCACATCACGACATGCGAATGCTACGGGAGAGTAAAATAG
- a CDS encoding group 1 truncated hemoglobin: MSTFYEKYGGEQTISKVVDYFYDLVLSDETVNRFFENTDMEKQRKHQTKFISYALGGPNQYTGQSMAKVHTGMNLQPVHFDAIVRHLRDALAHFGVNESDIGDALAKVEALRDDILYK; the protein is encoded by the coding sequence ATGAGTACGTTTTACGAGAAATACGGCGGAGAGCAAACGATTTCCAAGGTAGTGGACTATTTTTACGACCTGGTGCTGTCAGACGAAACCGTCAATCGCTTTTTCGAAAACACGGACATGGAGAAACAGCGCAAGCACCAAACCAAATTCATCAGCTATGCCTTGGGCGGGCCCAACCAGTACACAGGCCAGTCGATGGCGAAGGTGCATACGGGGATGAATTTGCAGCCGGTCCACTTCGATGCGATCGTCCGCCACCTGAGAGATGCCCTCGCTCATTTCGGGGTAAACGAAAGCGATATCGGCGATGCGCTGGCCAAGGTGGAGGCGCTGCGTGACGATATTTTGTACAAGTGA
- a CDS encoding acyclic terpene utilization AtuA family protein, which yields MLRIGSGAGFAGDRLEPAVLLAERGGLDYLVLECLAERTIALAQRRKLKDPAMGYDSLLEKRLEPLLPILKKNGIRLVTNMGAANPVAAAEKIVEIAKRQGIAIKVAAVTGDDVLGQLSPGQRTLEAGEPLSSYGPLISANAYIGADALLPALETGADIVVAGRVADPSLFLAPMMHHFGWSWEETDKLAQGTVIGHLLECAGQITGGYFADPGKKDVAGLAELGFPFADVEPDGSAVISKVEGTGGVIHLGTVKEQLLYEVTDPYAYLTPDSTVDFSSVSLRQLGPDRVQVSGGKGSGQPETLKVSVGYHAGYIGEGEISYAGSNAPARARLAGEIIRERLTARSFSDIRIDLIGCNSVHRTSFGHGEEPYEVRLRVAAKASSQAVAEQVGEEVEALYTNGPAGGGGARKYVHEVVGIVSVLIPRDKVQTQVTIREC from the coding sequence ATGTTGAGAATCGGTTCAGGAGCAGGCTTTGCCGGAGACCGACTGGAGCCGGCCGTTTTGCTGGCCGAACGAGGAGGGCTGGACTATCTGGTGCTGGAATGTCTGGCGGAGCGGACGATTGCGCTTGCCCAGAGGAGAAAGCTGAAGGATCCAGCTATGGGCTATGATTCCTTGCTGGAAAAAAGATTGGAGCCGCTGCTGCCGATCCTGAAGAAAAACGGCATACGGCTGGTCACGAATATGGGGGCAGCAAATCCGGTGGCGGCGGCGGAGAAGATCGTCGAGATAGCCAAAAGGCAGGGCATCGCGATCAAGGTAGCAGCGGTGACGGGAGACGACGTGCTCGGGCAGCTTTCTCCCGGGCAGCGGACACTGGAGGCGGGCGAACCGCTGTCGTCGTACGGGCCGCTGATCTCCGCCAACGCGTACATCGGAGCGGACGCGCTCCTGCCTGCTCTGGAGACGGGCGCCGATATCGTCGTAGCAGGCCGGGTAGCCGATCCCTCCCTGTTTTTGGCTCCGATGATGCACCATTTCGGCTGGTCGTGGGAAGAGACGGACAAGCTGGCGCAAGGAACCGTCATCGGGCATTTGCTCGAGTGCGCCGGGCAAATCACGGGCGGGTATTTCGCCGATCCGGGGAAAAAGGATGTCGCAGGGCTGGCTGAGCTGGGCTTCCCGTTTGCCGACGTCGAGCCGGATGGTTCGGCGGTGATCTCCAAAGTGGAAGGCACCGGCGGCGTCATTCACCTGGGAACCGTGAAAGAGCAGCTGCTTTACGAGGTGACCGACCCGTACGCGTATTTGACGCCAGACAGCACGGTAGACTTCTCGTCTGTCTCGTTGCGCCAGCTCGGGCCGGACCGCGTCCAGGTATCGGGAGGCAAAGGAAGCGGGCAGCCGGAGACGCTGAAGGTGAGCGTCGGGTATCACGCGGGGTACATCGGGGAAGGAGAGATCTCCTATGCAGGCTCCAATGCCCCGGCCAGAGCCCGGTTGGCAGGCGAGATCATCCGAGAAAGACTGACAGCCCGCTCGTTTTCGGATATTCGAATCGATTTGATCGGCTGCAATTCCGTGCACCGCACTTCCTTCGGGCATGGAGAGGAGCCCTATGAGGTTCGGCTGCGCGTAGCGGCCAAAGCCTCCAGCCAGGCTGTCGCCGAACAGGTGGGGGAAGAAGTGGAGGCCCTGTACACCAATGGTCCAGCTGGCGGCGGGGGAGCGCGAAAATACGTGCATGAAGTGGTCGGGATCGTCTCCGTCCTGATTCCGAGGGACAAGGTGCAGACTCAAGTAACCATTCGGGAGTGTTAA
- a CDS encoding citrate:proton symporter — MLALFGFLTVGLFLVLIMTKRVSVMVSLILVPLAFAVIGGFAPVMGKMMLEGISKVAPTGIMVGFAVLYFGLMIDTGLFDPFIVRMVKLVKGDPMKVAVGTAVITMIVALDGDGASTFMITISALLPLYKRLRMSPLVLSGIVCLGAGVMNIAPWGGPTARAMTVLHTDSAHLFNPVIPAMIAGIVWVLFASYWLGKKERARLGIVDLGDAETDVQLGTDHTKRPQLFWFNLLLTVVLVVALIEVWLPLPVLFMIAFAIALLINYPKPQEQQERLTSHAGNVVMVITMIFAAGIFTGILTGTKMIEAMATALVSIIPDSLASYLPVAVAVTSMPLSLVFTPDAYYFGVLPILSETAGNFGLDPLTVGRAAILGQMTTGFPLSPLTASTFILVGLAGVSLGEHQRFIFKWAFGTTIVMTIVALATGAIT; from the coding sequence ATGTTAGCGTTATTTGGATTTTTGACGGTTGGACTTTTTCTTGTATTGATTATGACGAAACGCGTGTCAGTCATGGTCTCGTTGATTCTCGTCCCGCTTGCTTTCGCCGTCATCGGCGGATTTGCTCCGGTCATGGGCAAGATGATGCTCGAGGGAATTTCGAAGGTTGCGCCGACGGGCATCATGGTCGGCTTCGCCGTTTTGTATTTCGGCTTGATGATCGATACGGGGCTGTTCGATCCCTTCATCGTGCGGATGGTCAAGCTGGTGAAGGGAGATCCGATGAAGGTCGCTGTCGGAACCGCTGTCATCACGATGATCGTGGCGCTGGACGGGGATGGTGCATCGACATTCATGATCACGATTTCCGCCTTGCTGCCGCTCTACAAGCGTTTGCGCATGAGCCCGCTGGTATTGTCGGGAATCGTCTGTCTCGGGGCAGGGGTCATGAATATCGCGCCGTGGGGAGGGCCGACGGCGAGAGCGATGACCGTCCTGCACACGGACTCCGCGCACTTGTTCAATCCGGTCATTCCCGCAATGATAGCCGGCATCGTCTGGGTGCTGTTCGCCTCTTACTGGCTGGGCAAAAAGGAGCGTGCCCGCCTCGGGATTGTCGATCTTGGCGACGCGGAGACAGACGTGCAGCTGGGTACCGATCACACCAAACGGCCGCAGCTGTTCTGGTTCAACCTCTTGCTGACGGTCGTGCTGGTGGTTGCCTTGATCGAAGTCTGGCTCCCGCTTCCGGTCCTGTTCATGATCGCCTTTGCGATCGCGCTCCTGATCAATTATCCCAAGCCGCAGGAGCAGCAGGAGCGTCTGACCAGCCATGCGGGCAACGTCGTCATGGTCATTACAATGATTTTCGCCGCGGGCATCTTCACGGGGATTTTGACGGGGACCAAAATGATCGAAGCGATGGCAACCGCTTTGGTCTCGATCATCCCGGATTCGCTCGCCAGCTACCTTCCCGTAGCCGTAGCGGTTACGAGCATGCCGCTCAGCCTCGTCTTCACCCCGGATGCTTACTACTTCGGCGTATTGCCCATCCTCAGCGAGACGGCCGGAAATTTCGGCCTCGATCCACTGACGGTCGGACGCGCAGCAATTCTGGGGCAGATGACGACCGGGTTTCCACTGAGCCCACTGACGGCGTCGACGTTTATCCTGGTAGGGCTTGCCGGCGTATCGCTGGGCGAGCATCAGCGATTTATTTTCAAATGGGCGTTCGGTACGACGATCGTCATGACCATCGTCGCCCTCGCAACAGGTGCTATTACATGA